In the genome of Ancylomarina subtilis, one region contains:
- a CDS encoding ZIP family metal transporter: MNMEIDWLLDYNPVLLALGATLFTWFVTALGSAMVFFFKSINKKVLNSMLGFAAGVMIAASFWSLLKPAIEMSEANGTTSWMPAVVGFLAGGAFLFMVDKILPHLHMGLSTDKAEGIKTTWQRSVLLVLAITLHNIPEGLAVGVAFGALANNPDAGMLAGAIVLAIGIGLQNFPEGAAVSIPLRREGFSRLKAFNYGQLSGIVEPIAGVIGAYLVLTITPLLPYALSFAAGAMIFVVVEELIPESQTGNETDLSTIGAMLGFATMMFLDVALG, from the coding sequence ATGAATATGGAAATAGATTGGTTATTAGATTATAATCCTGTGTTACTGGCATTGGGAGCAACGCTTTTTACCTGGTTTGTAACAGCATTAGGTTCTGCAATGGTTTTCTTTTTCAAATCGATTAATAAGAAAGTCCTAAATTCGATGCTGGGTTTTGCTGCCGGCGTCATGATTGCAGCCAGTTTTTGGTCTTTGCTTAAGCCAGCTATTGAAATGTCTGAAGCTAATGGTACGACATCATGGATGCCTGCAGTGGTCGGATTTTTAGCAGGGGGTGCATTTTTGTTTATGGTGGATAAGATTTTACCCCATTTGCATATGGGTTTATCAACAGATAAAGCAGAGGGGATTAAAACTACCTGGCAAAGAAGTGTATTACTTGTACTTGCCATTACCTTGCATAATATTCCGGAAGGTTTAGCCGTTGGTGTTGCATTTGGAGCGCTAGCCAATAACCCGGATGCGGGTATGCTCGCAGGGGCGATTGTTTTAGCTATAGGAATTGGTTTGCAAAACTTTCCTGAGGGAGCTGCCGTTTCAATTCCTTTGCGACGAGAAGGATTTTCAAGATTAAAAGCCTTTAATTATGGGCAACTTTCGGGTATTGTTGAACCCATTGCAGGTGTTATAGGTGCGTATTTGGTATTGACAATAACGCCTTTGTTGCCTTATGCGCTTTCGTTTGCGGCAGGAGCCATGATTTTTGTAGTTGTTGAGGAATTGATACCTGAATCTCAAACGGGAAATGAGACCGATTTATCTACAATTGGAGCCATGCTTGGTTTTGCAACAATGATGTTTTTAGATGTTGCTTTGGGGTAA
- a CDS encoding sensor histidine kinase, translated as MISRLIKHLSESIDKGRFTTALNTVLVFIPVFSIILIVTTLILRTQEKMELKLVRNAEESIVDTKFKSVESAINHVINDLFILKSETHIQEFLADAEPDIIEDLSQDMLNIVKYKKIYDQVRLLDENGMEIIRVNYNKGNPTIVSKENLQSKSNRYYFTEAICLSENEVFISPLDLNIENNQIEQPLKPMIRVATPVFDQAGVKRGILLFNFFGQTILDAFDNYSDLMVNNKLMLLNAEGYWLKGESAQNEWGFMYEDRKDIKFSNLYKDAWNKIMSKESFQFENNDGLFTFQTIYPLMGGLKNDSSEKTFVSNESDLLSKSYYWKIVSYVPSEILYAKQNKRRIYVAFLLVIISASLFLISWKLAKVKASRKKALQLLKVNNDTKDKFFSIVAHDLKGPFNALLGFSDLLMSEVREEENSSINEYSTIIHSTLKNTYDFLINLLDWSRSQTNGIEYEPEVFFLSDLVDEIFALLKLQADKKEIRMENIVSDQLKIVADKNILSAVIRNIVTNALKYSNSGDAVKVSASIKNHRLFCSISDNGVGIDNETIDKLFHLDSNRSTLGTDNEKGTGLGLILCRELIEKHNGLIGVESEIGKGSNFWFDIPQPIK; from the coding sequence ATGATCTCTAGATTAATCAAACACCTTTCTGAAAGTATTGATAAAGGCCGGTTTACAACTGCTCTGAATACAGTCCTTGTTTTTATTCCCGTTTTTTCAATTATTTTAATTGTGACAACACTTATTTTGAGGACACAAGAAAAGATGGAACTGAAATTGGTCAGGAATGCTGAGGAGAGTATTGTTGATACCAAGTTTAAAAGTGTTGAGTCAGCAATAAATCATGTTATCAATGATTTATTTATCCTTAAATCAGAGACACATATACAGGAATTTTTGGCTGATGCTGAACCTGACATTATAGAGGATTTATCTCAGGATATGCTTAATATCGTTAAGTATAAAAAAATATACGATCAAGTTCGTTTATTGGATGAGAATGGTATGGAGATCATTCGGGTAAACTACAATAAGGGAAATCCGACTATTGTTTCTAAAGAGAATTTGCAAAGTAAAAGCAACCGCTATTATTTTACTGAGGCAATTTGCTTGAGTGAGAATGAGGTTTTTATTTCACCACTTGATTTAAATATTGAGAATAATCAGATAGAACAGCCACTTAAACCCATGATTCGCGTTGCAACTCCTGTTTTTGATCAGGCAGGAGTTAAACGTGGGATTTTGTTATTCAATTTCTTTGGGCAAACAATCTTGGATGCTTTTGATAACTATTCAGATTTAATGGTTAACAACAAGCTAATGTTGTTGAATGCAGAAGGCTACTGGTTGAAAGGGGAATCAGCTCAGAATGAGTGGGGCTTTATGTATGAGGATAGAAAGGATATCAAATTTTCAAATCTGTATAAGGATGCCTGGAATAAGATAATGAGCAAAGAGTCTTTTCAGTTTGAAAATAATGATGGCTTATTTACATTTCAAACCATATATCCCTTAATGGGAGGACTAAAAAACGATAGTTCGGAAAAAACATTTGTGTCCAATGAATCAGACTTGCTTTCAAAAAGCTATTATTGGAAAATTGTTTCTTATGTTCCTTCTGAAATTCTTTATGCCAAGCAAAATAAACGTCGTATCTACGTTGCTTTTTTATTGGTTATAATTTCCGCAAGTCTGTTTTTAATATCATGGAAATTGGCAAAGGTTAAAGCATCCAGAAAAAAGGCTCTGCAGTTACTGAAAGTAAATAACGATACAAAAGATAAGTTTTTTTCTATAGTTGCTCATGATTTAAAAGGTCCTTTTAATGCCTTGTTGGGTTTTAGTGATTTGTTGATGAGTGAAGTAAGAGAAGAAGAAAACTCAAGTATTAATGAGTATAGTACAATAATTCATTCAACTCTGAAGAATACCTATGATTTTCTAATCAATTTATTGGATTGGTCAAGGTCGCAGACAAACGGAATTGAATATGAGCCCGAAGTGTTCTTTTTATCTGACTTAGTCGATGAAATATTTGCCTTACTTAAACTCCAGGCCGATAAAAAGGAGATCCGGATGGAGAACATCGTTTCGGATCAATTAAAGATTGTAGCAGATAAAAATATTTTAAGTGCCGTCATTCGAAATATTGTAACCAATGCTCTAAAATACAGTAATAGTGGAGATGCTGTTAAAGTTTCAGCATCAATTAAAAATCATCGCTTATTCTGCTCAATTTCCGATAATGGTGTTGGAATTGATAATGAAACCATTGATAAACTCTTCCATTTGGATTCTAACAGAAGTACATTAGGAACAGATAATGAAAAAGGGACAGGGCTGGGTTTAATTCTTTGTAGGGAACTTATAGAAAAGCACAATGGTCTAATTGGTGTTGAAAGTGAAATCGGTAAGGGCTCTAACTTTTGGTTTGATATTCCTCAGCCTATTAAATAA
- a CDS encoding PaaI family thioesterase: protein MKGIQDYYPDHFGQCYGCGRLNEHGYQLKTAWDGDETLTRFTPAAYHTAIPGSVYGGLLASLIDCHGTGSAALALAKEKGIQLKDFNAPRCVTGSLQVSYNKPTPIDSTLEIRGIIKEVKGKKVVVEIRLLSKGEICVTGEVIAIQVPDDFGK, encoded by the coding sequence ATGAAAGGCATACAAGATTATTATCCCGATCATTTCGGACAGTGCTATGGTTGTGGACGTTTAAATGAACATGGCTATCAATTGAAAACAGCTTGGGATGGGGATGAAACACTTACTCGATTTACACCAGCGGCCTATCATACTGCAATCCCTGGTTCGGTATATGGTGGTTTGTTGGCATCTTTAATTGACTGTCATGGTACGGGATCAGCTGCCTTAGCTCTTGCAAAAGAGAAAGGTATTCAATTGAAAGATTTTAATGCGCCACGCTGTGTCACCGGATCACTTCAGGTCTCATACAATAAGCCAACGCCTATAGATAGTACGCTTGAGATTCGGGGAATCATTAAGGAAGTGAAAGGGAAAAAAGTGGTGGTTGAAATTCGTTTGTTATCAAAGGGGGAAATTTGTGTGACGGGGGAGGTGATTGCCATTCAGGTACCCGATGATTTTGGAAAATGA
- a CDS encoding DMT family transporter, protein MRYFLMLLALIAGCLLPVQASINAKLGSFLKAPLMAALVNFMVGGFILLMVIIGTRTPNNIMQAVKEAPVYSWIGGLMGCIYVSSIIFLVPRLGAALSFGLIVAGQLVFSMILDHYGLFGVPVQPVNWGRILGILLIFAGIFLIQKF, encoded by the coding sequence ATGAGATATTTTTTGATGTTATTGGCCCTGATTGCGGGTTGTTTATTACCTGTTCAAGCAAGTATAAATGCTAAATTGGGATCTTTTTTGAAAGCCCCTCTTATGGCAGCCCTGGTCAATTTTATGGTGGGTGGTTTTATATTACTGATGGTTATCATTGGAACAAGAACTCCTAATAATATCATGCAGGCTGTAAAAGAAGCACCTGTTTATTCCTGGATTGGCGGTCTGATGGGCTGTATTTACGTAAGTTCTATCATATTTCTGGTTCCCCGATTGGGCGCAGCCCTGAGCTTTGGTTTGATTGTTGCCGGACAGCTGGTCTTTTCTATGATATTAGATCATTATGGCTTATTTGGCGTTCCTGTTCAACCTGTAAACTGGGGGCGTATTCTTGGTATTCTTCTCATATTTGCTGGCATATTTCTGATTCAAAAGTTTTAA